Within Tenebrio molitor chromosome 3, icTenMoli1.1, whole genome shotgun sequence, the genomic segment atttaaccaaaagtGTGCATGTAGCGACCGCAGCGCCTTTGCCGCACTTTTTCACAACTTATCAGACTAGCAGAAGCGCTGCCCTCTTTAAGTGTACACCTTCAGTGGAATTTTATCGGATGAAGGATGACATAAGCTTTATTCTAACATGGACTGttgtagcaaaaaaaaaactgccaAAAATATATAATGAATTCCATGTAACTAGGAAAATTGTACTTCTAATCGGTAAATTCTGTGgtgtcaaaacatttttgttgaacAGGTTTCAGTCTATTTATACTGGAAGGATAAAATGTGTTGTATTGATGTTTTGCACCGAAATGATTTAGATAAAAGCCAGTGACTTGATTCACAAAAGATTAGTTAACACGTCCATTGTGTATTTGATGAGCGAGAAGAGTAAAAGTTGGCTATCCTGCAAGTGAGATTGTCACAGTGCAAATCTTGTGggacactttttcaaaattttacttttctcGTTCAGAAAATGTGTAGTTTAAGGTACCTATGTCGACACTGTTAATGCTCTACTTCACCTCAACTCTCTTTAACTAGATGATATAAAATACAGGGTCTTTCTGACCAATGTTATTTCTCTGTTATTACGCTAGGTCGatctttgtttacataatATTGACCTTAGAATAGTTAGGAAACTTTCAAATTGTTGAGCAGtttcattatatttttataaataaatattttgtacaaaaGTCTGATATGTACGATGCGCAGCGGACATACCAAATAGAGAAAAGTAAgactttttctatttggtcAAATTTGTAATATGCACGATCATCGCAAGGGCTTGAGAGTTTCTGGCAACATTTGTttccataataaaaaaatatttcaagaaaAGGCATTTAAAATGTACGTTTTAGTGTAGTGGAATGATTTATAGGTACTGtcctaataataaacaatattatgaattgaacatatttttatttcgagaAGCATaacgtaaattaaaaaaatatccctACGAATACagttacacaattttaacTATTTTACTTAACAATTTCTCAACGTAACCTTAAATCTTAAACAAATCAGAAAACTTGTAGAGGTATAATTAAATACTATaaatcagaaaaagaagagtATCACATTTACATAACATAAACTTTTTCGACTTTTTTAAACGGGAATATTTCTTTAGTTTTAggacaaattatttgaccgTTGTTTTCTTTAGCCATTTGTTCTAGCGCCTACAAAACGAGTCGACGAATTTCAATTCGTTtagataaaagaaaaaaaaacatcgaaCTCACTTGCTCTCCGTAAATATATCCGTTCGGCAACATCATtggtaaattattttcgttCAACGGTAGTCCGCTAATATGGCAATAGAGACGAGATTGTGAGCAATGAGCGAACGGCAGAGACTCCGCTAACTGGTTCAAACAAGGCTGACAAACCGGGCAAGCTGGATTGCGGTTCTCGCTGTTCTCAGAATAGCACTGAGTGTGTAGTGTTAAGGAAAATGGTACAAAATCTTAAATCaaaagcaatttttaaaaaacattgcGTGAAAGGATATGGCGTTTTGAGTGCTGAAAGACCAGCTTGCAGGGCCACAGTAAAAACGGATTGCGAAGCTAGCTGAAACAAACGGTAATTTTCCTGTCTAAACTCCTCTATGAGAGTGTCCCATCTGGTCTCGTCAAGAAGCGCCTTATATGGACCTAtttctgaaaattaaatacaaacaTTTGTTAAGCTCAAAGGTGAATTGCTAGCGGTGATGACATTTTACCAATAGACAATGTTGAGCAAgaataaaaaaggaaaatagacAAGTTATAAAATGTCCAGAAGAAACAACATGAATCTGTCGCTTCAACAAACATcgtaattttacgtaaaaGTCATTCTATGCAGTTCCCAAATCAAAATATATCTAAACAATCATATTTATTGTAGCTACtcgtgtttttatttaatttttacttttataatACTCCTGTTCTTAAGACTACATGGATCTAATTTTTTGTGTAAGATTTATTTCTTCTAACcgcactttaatttttttacatgtCTGAGAATAAAAATATCAGAAGAAATGAAATCACAAAATCTGGTGTCAActaattcattattaattatactATTTCATGTAACAAGTACAATGTGTTGTTGATTTATTGACTAACTGAACAATTAGATAATTAAATTGAATAATTTTGAAGCAAATTCAATTGATACTAACCTGTGTTGACTGGGAAGGCCAACAGGGCCATGGCTTGTTGAATGGTAGCAAGATGTTCATCTTCGAAACTAGGAAAATGTTTCCTTGCATGCTTGACCGCGTCCATTCTGCGATCAGTCCTGATCAGTTCAACAAATTCTTGAATCCTCAAGTTAAATTCCATATTTGATTTAAGTTTacgcaattttgatttgttgtCATGGCACCAAAGCAAACATTTTGTAGTCTCATGGTTAGAAAGGGACCTCTCTACTTCACGAGATGTCAGAAAAATATCTATATTTGTTAAATCCTTAATGTCACTCCTTTCGGCAAGAGTTATGGCTGCGTTGTAGTAACCGTTCCTAAGAAAATACTCAACTAGCATCCTATCTAAACGTTTCCGTCTCCATTGATTCACAGCCCCTTGTGAAATATTTCCTGTTGTAGTTAATGTTTCCCTTTCCTTCAAGTGCTCCAAACGTCGTTTGCAAACATTTGAAGCCGCCAATTCCTCGGAGATACTCTCCTCAGCCTTGCGCTTAAGTACTTGGAGTTTTTCGACCATACCTCCGAGAAATGACGTAATGTCTCTCGCTTTTACATTACCGCCGGAAATGGTGTCTTCGATTTCACGTGCGGCCTGTTGTACGTGTGAAGCTTCGCGATCCAACGTTTTTTGCGCAgttctgaattttttattcaatattTCATATGGTACCTAGGGATAGTTACTAATTACTGATTAACAACACTCAATAAACTTGATATTGTATATTGACGCCCCAACACGTTAGAACAATAAATCTAAAATGTCGTCGCTATCTAGGTGATACAGAACAGTATGGGCTCGAATTTGAATGcggaaattctaaaaaactCCTTGTTCTGATCGGAAAAAACGATTGCCAAATcgtttcaaaattaagtcgGTTATAACCTCTAAATGTTGTCAAgtatttttgcaaaagaaattttataagTGAAGATAACACTGAATAAATTACCTTCAACGTGGGATGCTCCAGAGATTTAAGGTCTGCCATTTTGGTgcacaaataaaaacataaataaaacgtcAAACTGACTGAACTGACCTCGGAAACAGCTGATTTAGTTTGTGTATTGTGTTTCTGACTTCTGGCGGATGTCAAATTTTCCCTTAATATCcccaaacaaacatctaaaacTCAAAAACCCCAAAATTTTACAAGGCTAGAATAGAATACAAAAATTCAACATTTTCCAACATAGTCTTGTTAACGTATTACAATTTGTTGAAATCAAATCATAACATAAAAGAAGTTTGATATTTACTAATCTTACTCAGCACTTAATATGTCAGGACTTTTTGTGTCGTTATTTTGATCTCCCTTGTGTTGACAGGTGTTATGATacaatcttttttttaacacttgcagcaaatgtattatttttaaagtattttttataaaataaacattttaagatTTAATCAAGGTTAGCAAGTAATTATAATGATTAATAGCTtcctaattaaatttgttccaGATGCAAACAATAATGCCTTTCTTGATTGTTCTAAGTTGCTTATGCATAACAGAGGGAGACTGGGTAGATCCACATAGCATGGACTCAAATTCAAAGACTAACTTGCCCCAACatgatcaaaattatttaaaagaaaatccaaATAAAGGCATAAGTGTTAAGAAGTGCACTTCAGATATACACTTAAGAAGAGTTGttcgtttaattttaaataatgcatATCTAGATTTTGAAGATATAGTAGGATACCATCAGGGCTACTTGCATATAAAATTGACTCCAAATGAACATCAGTTTTTGCTGAATTTTTCAAGAAGTGTGGAATCCGAGgatcaaatttttaatgacatcAGCTCAATATTAGAAAATGCTCTGCAGAAAACCCCTCTTGACAAATATCAAGAAGCAATATTGTCAGCACAAGAAAActtatatttaataatttttaatccaaCATCTGGTGCCTTAGTTAGTGCATGTCTTGCACTATACATAacttataaattattaaaagcaAATTTTACATGGATGTTAATTATAaagtactttttatttttaatgtatatAGCAGACTTTGTGATTACGTATCTGCACTTGATACAAGTAAGTTAACTCATTATTATGTGGTAATGTTTCAAAACACTAAGTTtaggaagaagaaattaataacatgGTTCTCATCAAAAAACTAGGGTCAGTACCACCAGAATGTGACCCGCAGAAAATGAGTTGGTGGACATACATGAAAACACAGTTTGGTAAGTCactttattttaacaaaaacagtaaaataaataattagcaAAGTAAGCAAACTCAgtcataatacatatttacaagaaGGACATGGGCCACATTTTTCACATTCACACTAGTacttattatttcttttttagaaTTGAGTCAAAGTCAGGATACATAACaaagttatttaaaatattgccCAACACGGCTATACAGGTTTCTCCATTGTGTCCTTCTACAATTGCTGCCAGTTCTTCTTTCGACTCGAATGTATTTTCAGGATTTAATTGATATCCAATTCTTCCTATTTGAACTTCCATCTTGCCTGATCTTCTGATAACTAGTTTGCCAATTTGTCCTTCCAACATATTACTTAATGGGTAGTCAAATAACTTTTTAACATTAGGATCATCACTGAGGCCTTTTCCAGCAAAAGAATCTGGCAATTTCACTAGGGCTAATGCAGGATTTTCTTCATTGTAGTGATCATAATTAAAAGGATCTGGTAAATTTTCGTAGATatcattttcttct encodes:
- the Kaz gene encoding E3 ubiquitin-protein transferase MAEA, with translation MADLKSLEHPTLKVPYEILNKKFRTAQKTLDREASHVQQAAREIEDTISGGNVKARDITSFLGGMVEKLQVLKRKAEESISEELAASNVCKRRLEHLKERETLTTTGNISQGAVNQWRRKRLDRMLVEYFLRNGYYNAAITLAERSDIKDLTNIDIFLTSREVERSLSNHETTKCLLWCHDNKSKLRKLKSNMEFNLRIQEFVELIRTDRRMDAVKHARKHFPSFEDEHLATIQQAMALLAFPVNTEIGPYKALLDETRWDTLIEEFRQENYRLFQLASQSVFTVALQAGLSALKTPQCYSENSENRNPACPVCQPCLNQLAESLPFAHCSQSRLYCHISGLPLNENNLPMMLPNGYIYGEQALEQMAKENNGQIICPKTKEIFPFKKVEKVYVM
- the LOC138125744 gene encoding uncharacterized protein isoform X2, encoding MQTIMPFLIVLSCLCITEGDWVDPHSMDSNSKTNLPQHDQNYLKENPNKGISVKKCTSDIHLRRVVRLILNNAYLDFEDIVGYHQGYLHIKLTPNEHQFLLNFSRSVESEDQIFNDISSILENALQKTPLDKYQEAILSAQENLYLIIFNPTSGALVSACLALYITYKLLKANFTWMLIIKYFLFLMYIADFVITYLHLIQEEEINNMVLIKKLGSVPPECDPQKMSWWTYMKTQFESTFGENPCKAFYQATFQNYKYFVAPSKVLTRQFKTLIVEPCGNIGEAFGKFGRGMFTSLPWGLNAVLFPIMLISSCAIIFIIFLFITKPQFKLSLFHLFTIELGQPARVPPRIENRNESNGRGVIYVGNRRVIRHRRNGNNTRESF
- the LOC138125744 gene encoding uncharacterized protein isoform X1, with amino-acid sequence MQTIMPFLIVLSCLCITEGDWVDPHSMDSNSKTNLPQHDQNYLKENPNKGISVKKCTSDIHLRRVVRLILNNAYLDFEDIVGYHQGYLHIKLTPNEHQFLLNFSRSVESEDQIFNDISSILENALQKTPLDKYQEAILSAQENLYLIIFNPTSGALVSACLALYITYKLLKANFTWMLIIKYFLFLMYIADFVITYLHLIQEEEINNMVLIKKLGSVPPECDPQKMSWWTYMKTQFESTFGENPCKAFYQATFQNYKYFVAPSKVLTRQFKTLIVEPCGNIGEAFGKFGRGMFTSLPWGLNAVLFPIMLISSCAIIFIIFLFITKPQFKLSLFHLFTIELGQPARVPPRIENRNESNGRGVIYVGNRRVIRHRRNGNNTREVGLSTNHRTLVEDISNDNSSSHSNNNQRAIQEGNDVHESENFQKTTDAPNEAISGDSTSVTSVSSTDSFVEI